A genomic segment from Nicotiana sylvestris chromosome 1, ASM39365v2, whole genome shotgun sequence encodes:
- the LOC104224768 gene encoding uncharacterized protein isoform X2, producing MLQLRDVKDMMDLRACRQFKPLASHFNTSLERGKMKMRRGLMMLTFTVAAIVLCSHRPATAEEQVELAEGANSTTSPWTLSVAEDKFGCLKLFNCAKYATTSCITECCTLFPFTTNPTRNCICWHLAEHVNKEAFTALQKYCGFKNPCQHKQEEINQQEVVKTSKAIDNRNSRNQGVATCCAKDKEKIKNCMLNTASIDQCCPTFSIMLGRNCDCYNYAKNLDNQALITLESYCDVTNPCRSAQRDCTNNIFSRMELFAN from the exons CTAGCTAGTCATTTTAACACAAGCTTAGAGAGAGGAAAGATGAAAATGAGGAGAGGGTTGATGATGCTCACCTTTACGGTAGCCGCAATCGTACTTTGCAGTCATCGGCCGGCGACGGCAGAAGAG CAAGTGGAATTAGCAGAGGGCGCCAATAGCACCACGTCGCCGTGGACACTATCTGTAGCAGAGGATAAATTTGGTTGCTTGAAGTTGTTCAATTGCGCCAAGTACGCAACGACCAGCTGCATAACTGAATGCTGCACTTTATTCCCCTTCACTACTAACCCTACACGAAATTGCATCTGCTGGCATCTGGCCGAGCATGTCAATAAAGAAGCTTTTACTGCTCTTCAGAAATATTGTGGCTTCAAGAATCCTTGTCAACATAAGCAA GAGGAAATAAACCAGCAAGAGGTGGTCAAAACTAGCAAGGCCATAGACAACaggaatagtagaaaccaaggtgtGGCAACTTGTTGTGCAAAGGataaagaaaagataaagaaTTGCATGTTGAACACTGCTTCCATAGACCAATGTTGCCCAACATTCAGTATTATGCTTGGCCGTAACTGCGACTGCTATAATTACGCCAAGAATTTAGACAATCAAGCTCTCATCACACTTGAGAGTTACTGTGATGTCACCAATCCATGCAGGAGTGCTCAA AGAGATTGTACCAATAACATTTTCAGCAGGATGGAACTTTTTGCTAATTAA
- the LOC104224768 gene encoding uncharacterized protein isoform X1 yields the protein MLQLRDVKDMMDLRACRQFKPLASHFNTSLERGKMKMRRGLMMLTFTVAAIVLCSHRPATAEEQVELAEGANSTTSPWTLSVAEDKFGCLKLFNCAKYATTSCITECCTLFPFTTNPTRNCICWHLAEHVNKEAFTALQKYCGFKNPCQHKQQEEINQQEVVKTSKAIDNRNSRNQGVATCCAKDKEKIKNCMLNTASIDQCCPTFSIMLGRNCDCYNYAKNLDNQALITLESYCDVTNPCRSAQRDCTNNIFSRMELFAN from the exons CTAGCTAGTCATTTTAACACAAGCTTAGAGAGAGGAAAGATGAAAATGAGGAGAGGGTTGATGATGCTCACCTTTACGGTAGCCGCAATCGTACTTTGCAGTCATCGGCCGGCGACGGCAGAAGAG CAAGTGGAATTAGCAGAGGGCGCCAATAGCACCACGTCGCCGTGGACACTATCTGTAGCAGAGGATAAATTTGGTTGCTTGAAGTTGTTCAATTGCGCCAAGTACGCAACGACCAGCTGCATAACTGAATGCTGCACTTTATTCCCCTTCACTACTAACCCTACACGAAATTGCATCTGCTGGCATCTGGCCGAGCATGTCAATAAAGAAGCTTTTACTGCTCTTCAGAAATATTGTGGCTTCAAGAATCCTTGTCAACATAAGCAA CAGGAGGAAATAAACCAGCAAGAGGTGGTCAAAACTAGCAAGGCCATAGACAACaggaatagtagaaaccaaggtgtGGCAACTTGTTGTGCAAAGGataaagaaaagataaagaaTTGCATGTTGAACACTGCTTCCATAGACCAATGTTGCCCAACATTCAGTATTATGCTTGGCCGTAACTGCGACTGCTATAATTACGCCAAGAATTTAGACAATCAAGCTCTCATCACACTTGAGAGTTACTGTGATGTCACCAATCCATGCAGGAGTGCTCAA AGAGATTGTACCAATAACATTTTCAGCAGGATGGAACTTTTTGCTAATTAA
- the LOC104224768 gene encoding uncharacterized protein isoform X3 has product MLQLRDVKDMMDLRACRQFKPLASHFNTSLERGKMKMRRGLMMLTFTVAAIVLCSHRPATAEEQVELAEGANSTTSPWTLSVAEDKFGCLKLFNCAKYATTSCITECCTLFPFTTNPTRNCICWHLAEHVNKEAFTALQKYCGFKNPCQHKQQEEINQQEVVKTSKAIDNRNSRNQGVATCCAKDKEKIKNCMLNTASIDQCCPTFSIMLGRNCDCYNYAKNLDNQALITLESYCDVTNPCRSAQVM; this is encoded by the exons CTAGCTAGTCATTTTAACACAAGCTTAGAGAGAGGAAAGATGAAAATGAGGAGAGGGTTGATGATGCTCACCTTTACGGTAGCCGCAATCGTACTTTGCAGTCATCGGCCGGCGACGGCAGAAGAG CAAGTGGAATTAGCAGAGGGCGCCAATAGCACCACGTCGCCGTGGACACTATCTGTAGCAGAGGATAAATTTGGTTGCTTGAAGTTGTTCAATTGCGCCAAGTACGCAACGACCAGCTGCATAACTGAATGCTGCACTTTATTCCCCTTCACTACTAACCCTACACGAAATTGCATCTGCTGGCATCTGGCCGAGCATGTCAATAAAGAAGCTTTTACTGCTCTTCAGAAATATTGTGGCTTCAAGAATCCTTGTCAACATAAGCAA CAGGAGGAAATAAACCAGCAAGAGGTGGTCAAAACTAGCAAGGCCATAGACAACaggaatagtagaaaccaaggtgtGGCAACTTGTTGTGCAAAGGataaagaaaagataaagaaTTGCATGTTGAACACTGCTTCCATAGACCAATGTTGCCCAACATTCAGTATTATGCTTGGCCGTAACTGCGACTGCTATAATTACGCCAAGAATTTAGACAATCAAGCTCTCATCACACTTGAGAGTTACTGTGATGTCACCAATCCATGCAGGAGTGCTCAA GTGATGTAG
- the LOC104224768 gene encoding uncharacterized protein isoform X4 codes for MLQLRDVKDMMDLRACRQFKPLASHFNTSLERGKMKMRRGLMMLTFTVAAIVLCSHRPATAEEQVELAEGANSTTSPWTLSVAEDKFGCLKLFNCAKYATTSCITECCTLFPFTTNPTRNCICWHLAEHVNKEAFTALQKYCGFKNPCQHKQEEINQQEVVKTSKAIDNRNSRNQGVATCCAKDKEKIKNCMLNTASIDQCCPTFSIMLGRNCDCYNYAKNLDNQALITLESYCDVTNPCRSAQVM; via the exons CTAGCTAGTCATTTTAACACAAGCTTAGAGAGAGGAAAGATGAAAATGAGGAGAGGGTTGATGATGCTCACCTTTACGGTAGCCGCAATCGTACTTTGCAGTCATCGGCCGGCGACGGCAGAAGAG CAAGTGGAATTAGCAGAGGGCGCCAATAGCACCACGTCGCCGTGGACACTATCTGTAGCAGAGGATAAATTTGGTTGCTTGAAGTTGTTCAATTGCGCCAAGTACGCAACGACCAGCTGCATAACTGAATGCTGCACTTTATTCCCCTTCACTACTAACCCTACACGAAATTGCATCTGCTGGCATCTGGCCGAGCATGTCAATAAAGAAGCTTTTACTGCTCTTCAGAAATATTGTGGCTTCAAGAATCCTTGTCAACATAAGCAA GAGGAAATAAACCAGCAAGAGGTGGTCAAAACTAGCAAGGCCATAGACAACaggaatagtagaaaccaaggtgtGGCAACTTGTTGTGCAAAGGataaagaaaagataaagaaTTGCATGTTGAACACTGCTTCCATAGACCAATGTTGCCCAACATTCAGTATTATGCTTGGCCGTAACTGCGACTGCTATAATTACGCCAAGAATTTAGACAATCAAGCTCTCATCACACTTGAGAGTTACTGTGATGTCACCAATCCATGCAGGAGTGCTCAA GTGATGTAG